In a single window of the Bradyrhizobium erythrophlei genome:
- a CDS encoding YraN family protein produces MAKSNGASPSDKLTKPASPARVAAFRTGLSAETRAAAYLMAKGYRILAKRFRTPYGEIDIVARRRNLVAFIEVKARASLDDAAYAVTPRQQARIIEAAQAWLMAHPEHAEFELRFDAMLIAPRRLPRHLLAAFDAST; encoded by the coding sequence ATGGCGAAGAGTAACGGCGCCTCCCCCTCGGATAAACTGACAAAGCCCGCTTCGCCGGCGCGCGTCGCCGCGTTTCGCACCGGCCTCTCCGCCGAAACCCGCGCCGCCGCCTACCTGATGGCCAAAGGCTATCGCATCCTCGCAAAACGTTTTCGCACGCCCTACGGCGAGATCGACATCGTGGCGCGGCGGCGCAACCTCGTGGCGTTCATCGAGGTCAAGGCCCGCGCCAGCCTCGACGACGCCGCCTATGCGGTGACGCCGCGCCAGCAGGCGCGCATCATCGAGGCCGCGCAGGCCTGGCTGATGGCGCATCCCGAACATGCCGAATTCGAACTGCGTTTCGACGCCATGCTGATTGCGCCGCGGCGGCTGCCGCGCCATCTTTTGGCGGCGTTCGACGCCAGCACCTGA
- the rsmI gene encoding 16S rRNA (cytidine(1402)-2'-O)-methyltransferase, translating into MRPKAASTNRTEGLTGPAERTFAVAGHVLTAPKPVPGLHLVATPIGNLGDITLRALETLAGVDIIACEDSRITRRLTERYAISALLKPYHEHNAALARPKILERLAQGASIALVSDAGTPLISDPGFKLVREVCAAGHAVIALPGPSSVLSALAVAALPTDRFFFEGFLPPKQTARRARLAELARIDATLVMFESGNRMQDTLADLAEIMGARDAAICREMTKMHEDIRRAPVSELARSADTLETRGEFVLVIGPPPAGAQAMAGHELDDLLRASLRRDSVKDAVAHAVELSGRPRREIYARALELAKETTAKGDDGEE; encoded by the coding sequence ATGCGCCCAAAAGCGGCTTCCACAAATAGAACTGAAGGCCTGACCGGACCCGCGGAGCGGACGTTTGCCGTGGCCGGCCATGTCCTGACCGCGCCGAAGCCGGTTCCCGGCCTGCACCTGGTGGCCACGCCGATCGGCAATCTCGGCGACATCACCCTGCGCGCCCTGGAAACCCTGGCTGGCGTCGACATCATCGCCTGCGAGGACTCCCGGATCACCCGAAGGCTGACCGAGCGCTACGCCATCTCGGCGCTATTGAAACCCTATCACGAGCATAACGCCGCGCTTGCGCGGCCAAAGATCCTGGAAAGGCTGGCGCAGGGCGCCTCGATTGCCCTGGTTTCGGACGCCGGCACGCCGCTGATTTCCGATCCCGGCTTCAAGCTTGTGCGCGAGGTCTGCGCCGCCGGCCATGCCGTGATCGCGCTGCCGGGACCCTCCTCGGTGCTATCGGCGCTGGCGGTGGCGGCGCTGCCCACCGACCGGTTTTTCTTCGAAGGGTTTCTGCCGCCGAAACAAACCGCGCGCCGGGCGCGGCTGGCCGAACTGGCGCGGATCGACGCCACGCTGGTCATGTTCGAATCCGGCAACCGCATGCAGGATACCCTGGCCGATCTTGCCGAAATCATGGGCGCGCGCGATGCCGCGATCTGCCGCGAGATGACCAAGATGCACGAGGACATCCGGCGCGCGCCGGTGTCCGAACTGGCGCGATCGGCCGACACGTTGGAGACGCGCGGCGAATTCGTGCTGGTGATCGGCCCGCCGCCCGCGGGCGCGCAGGCCATGGCCGGGCATGAACTCGACGATCTCCTGCGGGCTTCGCTCCGGCGCGACAGCGTCAAGGATGCGGTGGCGCATGCGGTCGAACTGTCCGGCCGGCCGCGCCGCGAGATCTATGCCCGCGCGCTTGAACTCGCCAAGGAAACGACCGCGAAGGGCGACGATGGCGAAGAGTAA
- the gshB gene encoding glutathione synthase, which produces MKLNVAVQMDPIERINIRGDSTFALLLEAQKRGHGLSYYTPDKLSLRGEELVAPVRILGVRDDAGDHFTLGEPRREPLAQFDVILLRQDPPFDLAYITSTHFLERLHPKTLVVNDPASVRNAPEKIFVMDFPHLMPPTLISRDLDEINSFRDEHGAVVMKPLHGHGGAAVFRVMPQDMNFGSLFDMFSVTFKEPWVIQRFLPAVKHGDKRIILVDGEFAGAVNRVPAADDLRSNMVRGGAAQATDLSDREREICATLAPALRARGLLFVGIDVIDGNLTEINVTSPTGIRAIARLGGPDVAAMIWDVIEGKRG; this is translated from the coding sequence ATGAAATTGAACGTCGCCGTCCAGATGGACCCCATCGAGCGCATCAACATCCGCGGCGATTCGACCTTCGCGCTGCTCTTGGAAGCGCAAAAGCGCGGCCACGGATTGTCCTATTACACGCCGGACAAGCTCTCGCTGCGCGGCGAGGAACTGGTCGCGCCGGTCCGGATCCTCGGCGTGCGCGACGATGCCGGCGACCATTTCACCCTCGGCGAACCCCGGCGCGAGCCGCTGGCGCAATTCGACGTCATCCTGCTGCGGCAGGACCCGCCGTTCGATCTCGCCTACATCACCTCGACGCATTTTCTGGAGCGGCTGCATCCGAAGACGCTGGTCGTCAACGATCCCGCCAGCGTCCGCAACGCGCCGGAAAAAATCTTCGTGATGGACTTTCCGCATCTGATGCCGCCGACGCTCATTTCGCGTGACCTCGACGAGATCAACTCGTTCCGCGACGAGCACGGCGCCGTGGTCATGAAGCCGCTGCACGGCCATGGCGGCGCCGCGGTGTTTCGCGTCATGCCGCAGGACATGAATTTCGGCTCGCTGTTCGACATGTTCTCCGTCACCTTCAAGGAGCCCTGGGTGATCCAGCGCTTTCTTCCCGCGGTCAAGCACGGCGACAAGCGCATCATCCTGGTCGACGGCGAATTCGCCGGCGCCGTCAACCGCGTGCCGGCAGCGGACGACCTGCGCTCCAACATGGTGCGCGGCGGTGCTGCGCAAGCCACCGACCTCAGCGACCGTGAGCGCGAAATCTGCGCCACCCTGGCCCCGGCCCTGCGCGCGCGCGGATTGCTGTTCGTCGGCATCGACGTCATCGACGGCAACCTCACCGAAATCAACGTGACCTCGCCAACGGGCATCCGCGCCATCGCGCGATTGGGCGGGCCGGATGTGGCGGCGATGATCTGGGATGTGATTGAGGGGAAGCGGGGGTAG
- a CDS encoding penicillin-binding protein activator has product MGSGNSRELPRPESSGAKSSGATRRTAVGLILGAPLLGACAGVQQSLSQFSSPSAAGPAGPPQEPLAVGKGQVKVGLLLPLSASGNAGVAAQSMKNAAEMALAEFQNPNIQLLIKDDAGSPQGAQQGTQQALDEGAEIILGPLFALSVPATAQLTRARGVSVIAFSTDSSVAGRGVYLLSFLPESDVNRIIEYATSTGKRSYAALLPENAYGNVVEATFKQVVGRKGGRIVAFEKYGADRAGPARTVAQALGSADALFLADDGDSLVTVADALTAAGANLKNIQLLGTGLWDNPRVFASPALQGGLYAAPDPSGFRSFSGRYRAKYGADPVRTATLAYDAVALVAALARTQGPQRFSPEVLTNPSGFAGIDGLFRFRADGSNERGLAVMRVASSGGAPVAGSPKSFGA; this is encoded by the coding sequence ATGGGGTCCGGAAATTCCAGGGAACTGCCAAGGCCCGAGTCTTCGGGGGCCAAGTCTTCGGGAGCCACCCGGCGGACGGCGGTAGGCCTGATTCTCGGCGCGCCGCTGCTCGGGGCGTGCGCCGGCGTGCAGCAGAGCCTCAGCCAGTTTAGTTCGCCGTCGGCGGCCGGACCCGCCGGGCCGCCGCAGGAGCCGCTCGCGGTCGGCAAGGGGCAGGTCAAGGTCGGATTGCTTCTGCCGCTGTCGGCGTCGGGCAATGCCGGCGTCGCGGCGCAATCGATGAAGAATGCCGCCGAGATGGCGCTGGCCGAGTTCCAGAATCCCAACATCCAGTTATTGATCAAGGATGACGCCGGCAGCCCGCAAGGCGCCCAGCAGGGCACCCAGCAGGCGCTCGACGAGGGCGCGGAGATCATTCTCGGTCCGCTGTTTGCGCTGTCGGTGCCGGCGACGGCGCAGCTGACGCGCGCCCGCGGCGTCTCCGTGATCGCGTTCTCGACCGATTCGAGCGTGGCCGGGCGGGGCGTCTATCTCCTGAGCTTCCTTCCCGAATCCGATGTCAACCGCATCATCGAATATGCCACCAGCACCGGAAAGCGATCCTACGCCGCGCTGCTGCCGGAAAATGCCTATGGCAATGTGGTGGAGGCGACCTTCAAGCAGGTGGTCGGCCGCAAGGGCGGGCGCATCGTCGCATTTGAAAAATACGGCGCCGACCGGGCCGGCCCGGCGCGAACCGTGGCGCAGGCGCTCGGCAGCGCGGACGCGCTTTTTCTCGCCGACGACGGCGATTCGCTGGTGACCGTGGCCGATGCGCTGACCGCGGCCGGGGCGAACCTGAAAAACATCCAGCTGCTCGGCACCGGCCTGTGGGATAATCCGCGGGTGTTCGCGAGCCCCGCCTTGCAGGGCGGGCTTTATGCCGCGCCGGATCCTTCGGGCTTTCGCAGCTTCTCGGGCCGCTACCGCGCCAAATACGGCGCCGACCCGGTACGCACCGCGACGCTGGCCTATGACGCGGTGGCGCTGGTCGCGGCCCTGGCGCGAACCCAGGGGCCGCAGCGGTTTTCGCCTGAAGTGCTGACCAATCCTTCCGGCTTTGCCGGCATCGACGGCCTGTTCCGCTTCCGCGCCGACGGCAGCAACGAGCGCGGCCTTGCGGTCATGCGCGTCGCATCGAGCGGCGGCGCGCCGGTCGCCGGCTCGCCGAAGAGTTTTGGGGCGTAG
- a CDS encoding plasmid replication protein, CyRepA1 family, giving the protein MSSIPATYPVSINANIIGKPTAPGPVNYAKDWQPMDVIDEDFIGHISQGRAYSAQFVDGYRKTRNFIRCGFVAADFDGGPSLEEALDHAFIRQHASFVHTTASHTAVKHRYRVVFLLDEPVPNAQDFADAQLGIALTMGSDLSVTDGARMFYGSTSAIVHRIGRTLPPDVFAKLRARGRDAREARSPRNGGLLPVDSSRRLAGPELIKLASGVMVRMDEIRRGEKVHCPHHNDGDPSAFVVPSWSRRGGIGIHCSACKATFWLNDAVDDYDFAGFDRMCEEGRASPPVDPFAEGLDRFFPPEPTFEKCQERYLPRVFYKPGITLIKSPKGSGKTQVLVQLLDDIRAGRYMHGIKRKDRPRSILLVGHRQTLLREAAAKLGLHCYLDQPTESEGMRTLAVCLDSLPKYNEPYVARFDGRRPIYERAPPFDLVIIDEVEQVLSHLLSDTLQQRAGIERCFDALLYEVAGAKAVIGLDADLGLVTSHAMRTMRPEDWESRCRIICNAPVVPVVKRTLRLFKRKKALEHELIEAIKKGQRCFVTSNSKKLVDTLHRMILNECGEGVSVRKITRDNSRDAMQVQFVKDIKTEILTVQVLVCSPSLGTGIDITFADGECRIDRVFGFFYSFVNTHTDIDQQLSRVRNPASVDVWIDPGRFNFTSNVDVVMDDLARAYTVKRAVKGRREDGMVEYDRDDPLLLICAHVTAVHRASKNRLLELFCELREANGWSIERVDPNTGSGAYGEAKRMLAEERAQMLLAAETLPDPEFIELDARVTKGAAVTPHERIAHEKNHFERTVGAGLDLELIELNKDGRLIERIVALADVTAHWRRASDVIDHILREAAKPKARLSRMKPPRLIAVLMAAAGLADADGIKPDHIVTIGALSEFVELCRENRTMIEEALSEPSRGDLAENPVRQLNRFLQRIGLKVAPAGSVKVQGMKIRRYALDRKRLETMEMLAKSYRIEEDRREHEKVLVVG; this is encoded by the coding sequence ATGTCATCAATCCCCGCGACGTACCCCGTCAGCATCAACGCGAACATCATCGGCAAGCCAACAGCACCTGGGCCGGTGAACTATGCCAAGGACTGGCAGCCGATGGATGTTATTGATGAAGACTTCATCGGTCACATATCGCAGGGCCGCGCGTATTCGGCGCAGTTCGTCGACGGCTACCGGAAGACACGTAATTTCATCCGCTGTGGTTTCGTCGCTGCCGATTTCGACGGGGGCCCTTCGCTTGAAGAGGCCCTCGACCATGCATTCATCCGGCAGCATGCCTCATTCGTGCACACCACGGCTTCGCACACTGCGGTGAAACACCGCTATCGCGTAGTGTTTCTCCTAGATGAACCGGTCCCGAATGCTCAGGATTTTGCGGACGCTCAGCTCGGGATCGCGCTTACCATGGGCAGCGACCTGTCGGTCACTGACGGCGCAAGGATGTTCTACGGAAGCACCAGCGCTATCGTTCACCGGATCGGGCGCACCCTCCCACCCGACGTCTTCGCTAAGTTGCGCGCCAGAGGCCGCGACGCTCGCGAGGCGCGGTCACCCCGGAACGGCGGCTTGCTACCCGTCGATTCATCCCGTCGCCTCGCCGGGCCCGAACTGATCAAGCTGGCGTCGGGAGTGATGGTCAGAATGGACGAGATCCGGCGTGGTGAGAAAGTCCACTGCCCTCACCACAACGACGGCGACCCGAGCGCCTTCGTCGTTCCGTCATGGTCACGGAGGGGCGGCATCGGCATCCACTGCTCGGCTTGCAAGGCCACGTTCTGGCTCAACGATGCGGTGGATGACTACGACTTCGCCGGGTTCGACCGGATGTGCGAGGAGGGCCGGGCGAGCCCGCCGGTCGACCCGTTCGCAGAGGGCCTCGACCGATTCTTCCCGCCGGAGCCGACGTTCGAGAAATGCCAAGAACGTTACCTGCCGCGGGTTTTCTACAAGCCGGGCATCACCCTGATCAAGAGCCCGAAGGGGTCCGGAAAGACCCAGGTTTTGGTTCAGCTCCTGGACGACATTCGGGCCGGTCGCTACATGCACGGCATCAAGCGAAAGGATCGCCCTAGGTCAATCCTGCTGGTTGGCCACAGGCAGACGCTGCTGAGGGAAGCGGCGGCCAAGCTTGGGTTGCACTGCTACCTGGACCAACCGACCGAATCGGAAGGGATGCGCACGCTGGCCGTCTGTCTGGATAGTCTGCCAAAATATAACGAGCCGTACGTGGCTCGCTTCGACGGCAGGAGGCCGATCTACGAGCGCGCGCCCCCGTTCGACCTGGTCATCATCGACGAGGTGGAGCAGGTCCTGAGCCACCTTTTGAGCGATACCCTGCAACAGCGCGCTGGCATCGAGCGCTGCTTCGACGCACTCCTGTACGAGGTGGCGGGCGCAAAGGCGGTCATCGGCCTCGACGCCGACCTCGGTCTCGTCACGTCACACGCCATGCGGACTATGAGGCCCGAGGATTGGGAATCCCGCTGCCGGATCATCTGCAACGCGCCCGTGGTGCCGGTGGTGAAACGTACCCTGCGGCTCTTCAAGCGCAAGAAGGCTCTGGAACATGAGCTGATCGAGGCCATCAAGAAGGGCCAGCGCTGCTTCGTCACCAGCAATTCCAAGAAACTAGTCGACACCCTCCACAGGATGATCCTGAACGAATGCGGGGAGGGCGTCTCCGTGCGCAAGATTACCCGGGACAACTCGCGGGACGCCATGCAGGTGCAGTTCGTCAAGGACATCAAGACGGAGATATTGACGGTGCAGGTCTTGGTCTGCTCGCCCTCCCTCGGCACCGGCATCGACATCACCTTCGCCGACGGGGAATGCCGGATCGACCGGGTGTTCGGATTCTTCTATTCGTTCGTGAACACGCACACGGACATCGACCAGCAGCTGTCGCGGGTCCGGAACCCGGCCTCTGTCGACGTCTGGATCGATCCAGGCAGGTTCAACTTCACGTCCAACGTCGACGTGGTCATGGACGACCTTGCCCGGGCCTATACTGTCAAACGCGCCGTCAAGGGCCGGCGCGAAGACGGCATGGTCGAGTACGACCGCGACGATCCGCTACTGCTGATCTGCGCTCACGTGACGGCCGTCCACCGGGCTTCCAAGAACCGGTTGCTGGAGCTGTTCTGCGAACTGCGCGAAGCCAACGGATGGTCGATCGAGCGCGTCGATCCCAACACCGGTTCCGGCGCCTACGGCGAAGCCAAGAGGATGCTGGCCGAGGAGCGTGCCCAGATGCTGCTTGCCGCGGAAACTCTCCCCGATCCCGAGTTCATCGAACTGGACGCCCGGGTCACCAAGGGCGCTGCCGTGACGCCCCACGAGCGAATCGCCCACGAGAAGAACCACTTCGAGCGGACGGTCGGAGCTGGCCTAGACCTTGAACTCATCGAACTGAACAAGGACGGTCGCCTGATCGAGAGGATCGTCGCGCTTGCCGACGTCACCGCGCACTGGCGCCGGGCTTCGGATGTCATCGACCACATTTTGCGGGAGGCCGCGAAGCCGAAGGCGCGGCTGAGCCGGATGAAGCCGCCTCGCCTGATCGCGGTGCTGATGGCGGCTGCCGGCTTGGCGGACGCCGATGGCATCAAGCCCGACCACATTGTCACTATCGGTGCTCTGTCGGAGTTCGTGGAACTGTGCAGGGAAAACCGGACCATGATCGAGGAGGCCCTCTCCGAGCCATCGAGGGGCGACCTGGCGGAGAATCCGGTGCGCCAGTTGAACCGCTTCCTCCAACGGATCGGCCTCAAGGTCGCGCCCGCGGGCAGTGTGAAGGTGCAGGGGATGAAGATCCGACGCTACGCGTTGGATCGGAAAAGATTGGAAACGATGGAGATGCTGGCCAAGTCTTACCGCATCGAGGAGGACCGCCGGGAGCACGAAAAGGTGCTCGTAGTGGGATAA
- a CDS encoding MBL fold metallo-hydrolase, whose product MTCNVSRRSLLALGAGLGASMIGGRARASAPKLGTQPSYFYRFNHGDAQVTVVSDGPLPLGPPKGTFVGAPDEEIRKMLTDNFLSPDNIVLEQNSPIVNMGDKLVLFDTGMGTSKAFGPTTGRQQKSMAEAGIKPEDIDAVVFSHAHIDHIGGVVDDSGKVLFPNAQFYIAQSDFDYWTDEGKMGSPLKDFIVHARKNLLPVNDRLSFYKDGQEFLPGIQALAAPGHTVGHHIFLITSDGKSFAFLGDLTHHQILLMEKPRMQFSYDTDPNQAAESRVKMLGMLAANQIPVMSYHYPWPGYGHVVKNGDGFHYIPAPMVLTL is encoded by the coding sequence ATGACATGCAATGTTTCGCGACGATCCCTGCTCGCTCTCGGCGCCGGTCTCGGCGCAAGCATGATCGGAGGCCGGGCCCGGGCAAGTGCCCCCAAACTCGGCACACAGCCGTCCTATTTTTACCGGTTCAATCACGGTGACGCCCAGGTCACCGTGGTTTCCGATGGTCCTTTGCCGCTCGGCCCTCCCAAGGGCACCTTCGTCGGCGCTCCGGATGAAGAAATAAGGAAGATGTTGACTGACAATTTCCTTTCGCCCGACAACATCGTGCTCGAGCAGAACTCGCCGATCGTCAACATGGGCGACAAGCTCGTGCTGTTCGACACCGGCATGGGCACGTCGAAGGCGTTCGGGCCGACCACCGGCCGTCAGCAGAAGAGCATGGCGGAAGCTGGCATCAAGCCGGAAGACATCGATGCGGTGGTGTTCTCGCACGCCCATATCGATCACATCGGCGGCGTGGTCGATGACAGCGGCAAGGTGCTGTTCCCGAATGCGCAGTTCTACATTGCCCAGAGCGATTTCGACTATTGGACCGATGAAGGCAAGATGGGCAGTCCCCTGAAGGATTTCATCGTCCACGCCCGCAAGAACCTGCTGCCGGTGAACGACCGCCTGTCGTTCTACAAGGACGGCCAGGAATTTCTGCCCGGCATCCAGGCGTTGGCCGCTCCCGGACATACCGTGGGTCACCACATCTTCCTGATCACGTCCGACGGCAAGTCGTTCGCGTTCCTCGGCGACCTCACCCACCATCAGATTTTGCTGATGGAAAAGCCGCGAATGCAATTCTCCTACGACACCGATCCGAACCAGGCGGCGGAATCTCGCGTGAAGATGCTGGGCATGCTCGCGGCCAACCAAATCCCCGTGATGTCCTACCACTACCCGTGGCCGGGATACGGACACGTCGTCAAGAACGGCGACGGTTTTCATTATATCCCCGCGCCGATGGTGTTGACGCTCTGA